One window of Cetobacterium sp. 8H genomic DNA carries:
- the msrB gene encoding peptide-methionine (R)-S-oxide reductase MsrB: MENIQEIYLAGGCFWGVEAYVEKIEGVIDTVSGYANGKTENPTYEDVVYRGTGHAETVRVTYNADKVSLETLLKYYFRIIDPTSLNKQGNDKGTQYRTGIYYTKEEDKKVIEKEIEQLQKNYSGKIVVEVVPLIRFDLAEEYHQDYLKKNPNGYCHIDLSKAEEIIVDGSKYSKLTDDELRSKLTDKQYKVTQLGDTEKPFHNEYWDFFKPGIYIDITTGEPLFSSKDKFNSQCGWPSFAKTIAPEVVVYNRDKSFNMERVEVVSRVGKAHLGHVFNDGPKDLGGLRYCINSAAIEFIPLDKMQEKGYGYLIPAVESNK; the protein is encoded by the coding sequence ATGGAAAATATTCAAGAAATTTATTTGGCTGGTGGATGCTTCTGGGGCGTAGAAGCATATGTGGAAAAGATTGAAGGTGTTATTGATACTGTTTCTGGATATGCAAATGGAAAAACAGAAAATCCAACATATGAAGACGTAGTCTATAGAGGTACTGGTCACGCTGAAACGGTTCGTGTAACGTATAATGCTGATAAAGTTAGTTTAGAAACACTTCTTAAATATTACTTTAGAATTATAGACCCTACTAGTTTAAATAAGCAAGGGAACGATAAAGGAACTCAATATCGAACAGGAATATATTATACAAAAGAAGAGGATAAAAAAGTTATTGAAAAAGAAATTGAACAGCTTCAAAAAAATTATTCAGGTAAAATTGTAGTTGAAGTTGTACCTTTAATTCGATTTGATTTAGCTGAAGAGTATCATCAGGATTATTTAAAGAAAAATCCTAATGGATATTGTCATATAGATTTATCAAAAGCGGAAGAGATAATAGTAGATGGAAGTAAGTATTCTAAGTTAACGGATGATGAATTAAGATCTAAATTGACAGATAAACAATATAAAGTAACTCAGTTAGGTGATACAGAGAAACCTTTTCATAATGAGTATTGGGATTTTTTTAAGCCTGGAATATATATCGATATAACGACAGGAGAACCACTTTTCTCATCTAAAGATAAATTTAATTCTCAATGTGGATGGCCCAGTTTTGCAAAAACGATTGCTCCGGAAGTTGTTGTCTACAATAGAGATAAGAGTTTTAATATGGAAAGAGTTGAAGTTGTAAGTAGGGTAGGAAAAGCACATTTAGGACATGTTTTTAATGATGGACCAAAAGATCTTGGAGGATTAAGATATTGTATAAATAGTGCGGCTATTGAATTTATACCATTAGATAAAATGCAGGAAAAAGGATATGGTTATTTAATCCCAGCAGTTGAAAGTAATAAATAA
- a CDS encoding DEAD/DEAH box helicase: protein MKYEFISNTGLENSKNLYKYIESGFETAKSFYFSVAFINFAGVQIILDILKKSEKRNIKGKILTTNYLHFTELKSIEFLKKFTNIEVKFFDSDKMEGFHTKGYIFEYENCYKAIIGSSNLTKSGLKSNIEWNTAITTKKDSDFINGILNEFNYLWEKGVKNVSPYIVSEIKKTYFLAAEDHNFGIYNNSDIKPNYMQEAALKNLENIRFYGEKRGLCIAATGTGKTYLGAFDAKAFNAKSLLFIVHNEDILNSAIETFRKVMPNKSIGKFTGNQKSIDCEYIFATIQSLNNRYEEFKKDRFDYIIVDEAHHVTAKSYEKVINYFEPKFLLGLTATPERCDGGNIYEVFHMNVPVEIRLKEALDRSLVVPFHYYGVKDITEVNLERVDLNDIAAVTKALNLEKRVDYIIEKMNFYGYSGKKRKTIGFCVSIEHCEYMTKEFLKRGIKASTITGNHAKVIREDIIKKFRDTNDLEIIFTVNIFNEGIDIPCINSILMLRPTASPIIFTQQLGRGLRHYKNKEFLTVIDFIGNHSRTFLIALALMGRKGYDKESIKIAVKRDFDNLSKSIHIKMEEICKEEILKQLDNENFNSLKYLKVEYLEFKELLKGRVPHPLDFIEYEDAPNFYKYSRLQKSYLDFLEKIKEDLIPLDEKSKMVVREIERFLPIKRVYEFAIVRELISKDKALSKKDIFSIIAKYIEILDVNHCKKTIEHAMEYLNGNYYDSQDLKRCGKLFQITEDIIQKTDLLNEVLKDRDVKKYILEVLDYGLLKYKENFGIKDYGFPFFKIYENYFMKDVALLCNYDKKHSAFRGSGLLKKDNDYFVFIDLHKDENIKDSIKYKDKILNRFNFQWETPNSTRVDSEIGKKIIENRIMGINIHIFVRKCKESDGVVQPYIYIGKGDCIAYSGTKPITTTLKLENPLSKEIYIELTERVEKIIQVAEKGEHNEKSY from the coding sequence ATGAAATATGAATTTATAAGTAATACTGGTTTGGAAAACAGCAAAAATTTATATAAATATATTGAAAGTGGATTTGAAACGGCAAAAAGTTTTTACTTTTCAGTGGCTTTTATTAATTTTGCAGGAGTACAAATTATTTTAGATATATTAAAAAAAAGTGAAAAACGTAATATAAAAGGTAAAATTTTAACAACAAATTATCTTCACTTTACAGAATTGAAATCTATTGAATTTTTAAAAAAATTTACAAATATAGAGGTTAAGTTTTTTGATAGTGATAAGATGGAAGGATTCCACACTAAAGGGTATATATTTGAGTATGAAAATTGTTATAAAGCTATTATTGGGTCATCTAATTTGACTAAGAGTGGACTTAAAAGCAATATTGAGTGGAATACAGCTATTACAACAAAAAAAGATAGTGATTTTATAAATGGGATTCTGAATGAATTTAATTACCTTTGGGAAAAAGGGGTTAAAAATGTGAGTCCCTATATAGTTTCAGAAATCAAGAAAACATATTTTTTAGCGGCAGAAGATCATAACTTTGGAATTTATAATAATTCGGATATAAAACCTAACTATATGCAAGAAGCAGCTTTAAAAAATTTAGAGAATATAAGATTTTATGGAGAGAAAAGAGGCCTTTGCATAGCAGCTACAGGAACAGGAAAAACATACTTAGGAGCTTTTGATGCTAAAGCCTTTAATGCAAAGAGCCTTCTTTTTATAGTTCATAATGAAGACATACTAAACTCAGCTATAGAAACTTTTAGAAAAGTTATGCCAAATAAAAGTATAGGAAAGTTTACAGGTAATCAAAAATCTATAGATTGTGAATATATTTTTGCGACAATTCAAAGCTTAAATAATAGGTATGAAGAGTTTAAGAAAGATAGGTTTGACTATATAATAGTTGATGAAGCACATCATGTAACCGCTAAAAGTTATGAAAAAGTCATAAATTATTTTGAGCCTAAGTTTTTATTAGGCCTAACAGCTACTCCAGAAAGATGTGATGGTGGAAATATATATGAAGTTTTTCATATGAATGTACCTGTTGAAATTCGTTTAAAAGAAGCTTTAGATAGATCTCTTGTGGTACCATTTCATTATTACGGGGTAAAAGATATAACTGAAGTAAATTTGGAAAGGGTAGATTTAAATGATATAGCTGCTGTTACAAAAGCTTTAAATTTAGAAAAAAGAGTGGATTATATAATAGAGAAGATGAATTTTTATGGATATAGTGGTAAAAAAAGAAAAACTATAGGATTTTGTGTATCTATTGAACACTGTGAATATATGACAAAAGAGTTTTTAAAAAGAGGTATAAAAGCAAGTACAATAACAGGAAATCATGCAAAAGTAATTAGAGAAGATATTATAAAAAAATTTAGAGATACAAATGATTTAGAAATTATATTCACAGTTAATATATTTAATGAAGGGATTGATATTCCTTGTATTAATAGTATTTTGATGTTAAGACCTACTGCTTCTCCCATTATATTCACTCAACAGTTAGGAAGAGGTCTTAGACATTATAAAAATAAAGAATTTTTAACTGTTATAGATTTTATAGGAAATCATTCGAGAACTTTTTTAATAGCTTTGGCTTTAATGGGACGAAAAGGATATGATAAAGAGAGCATAAAAATAGCTGTCAAAAGAGATTTTGATAATCTTTCAAAATCTATTCATATTAAGATGGAAGAGATATGTAAAGAGGAGATACTAAAACAACTAGACAATGAAAATTTTAATAGCTTGAAGTATTTAAAAGTGGAGTATTTGGAGTTTAAAGAACTATTAAAAGGGAGAGTTCCACATCCACTTGACTTTATTGAATATGAAGATGCACCAAATTTTTATAAATATTCAAGACTTCAAAAATCATATTTGGATTTTTTAGAAAAAATAAAGGAGGATTTGATTCCTTTAGATGAGAAAAGTAAAATGGTGGTTAGAGAAATAGAAAGATTTTTGCCAATAAAAAGAGTGTATGAATTTGCAATAGTTCGTGAGCTAATATCTAAAGATAAAGCTTTGTCTAAAAAAGATATTTTTAGTATTATTGCTAAATATATTGAAATATTAGATGTAAATCATTGTAAAAAAACTATTGAACATGCAATGGAATATTTAAATGGAAATTATTATGATTCTCAAGATTTAAAAAGATGTGGAAAACTTTTTCAAATAACTGAAGACATAATACAAAAGACAGATCTATTGAACGAAGTTTTAAAAGATAGAGATGTAAAAAAATATATTTTAGAGGTTTTAGATTATGGACTTTTAAAGTATAAAGAGAATTTTGGAATAAAAGATTATGGATTCCCATTTTTTAAAATTTACGAAAATTATTTTATGAAAGATGTAGCTCTTCTTTGTAACTATGATAAAAAGCATAGTGCATTTAGAGGAAGTGGACTTCTAAAAAAAGATAATGATTATTTTGTTTTCATAGATTTACACAAAGATGAAAATATAAAAGATAGCATAAAATATAAGGATAAGATTTTAAATAGATTTAATTTTCAATGGGAAACACCCAACTCTACAAGGGTAGACAGTGAAATTGGCAAAAAAATAATAGAGAATAGAATTATGGGTATAAATATTCATATTTTTGTAAGAAAATGTAAAGAGAGTGATGGTGTAGTCCAGCCATATATTTATATAGGAAAAGGAGATTGTATAGCCTATAGTGGTACTAAACCCATAACAACTACTTTAAAGCTAGAAAATCCATTATCTAAAGAAATCTATATAGAATTGACTGAAAGAGTAGAAAAAATTATACAAGTGGCCGAGAAGGGAGAGCATAATGAAAAAAGTTATTGA